The proteins below are encoded in one region of Thermosulfurimonas marina:
- a CDS encoding lipopolysaccharide kinase InaA family protein: MFSFWEKKIFEIVPGWREKLAGCGLERFEAFWGEVGRPFKVKPDREIRLLEVRGQSLFLKRYFRFGALEFVCGAEREWWAVKELSRRGFSVPEPVAFGLERGLRPRRAFSLLSAAPGRRLEDLFREEPEVALRLAWPLAAFAARFHALGFSHQDFYLCHLFFDGRRFFLIDLQRLRQSEGLRFRWIIKDLAELFYSAREVLGESSAEFEKRFLSEYGRFHPWLESPKMLKRLEGKIRKIAAHDAKLKARQKIRLRAV, from the coding sequence GTGTTTTCCTTTTGGGAAAAGAAAATCTTCGAGATCGTTCCTGGTTGGCGAGAGAAACTGGCCGGGTGCGGGCTCGAGCGCTTCGAGGCCTTCTGGGGAGAAGTGGGGCGACCTTTTAAGGTCAAGCCGGATCGGGAGATCAGACTCCTCGAGGTCAGAGGGCAGTCCCTTTTTCTCAAACGTTATTTCCGCTTCGGGGCTCTGGAGTTTGTGTGCGGGGCGGAGCGGGAATGGTGGGCGGTAAAAGAGCTTTCTCGCCGCGGCTTTAGTGTGCCCGAGCCCGTGGCCTTCGGGCTGGAAAGAGGCCTGCGTCCCCGGCGGGCCTTTAGCCTCCTTTCGGCTGCCCCGGGCCGGCGCCTGGAGGATCTCTTCCGGGAGGAACCGGAGGTCGCCCTGCGTTTGGCCTGGCCTCTGGCGGCCTTTGCGGCCCGCTTTCACGCCCTGGGTTTTTCCCATCAGGATTTTTACCTCTGTCACCTGTTTTTCGACGGCCGGCGGTTTTTTCTCATCGATCTTCAGCGCCTGCGGCAGAGTGAGGGTCTGCGTTTCCGCTGGATCATTAAAGATCTGGCGGAACTCTTCTATTCGGCAAGAGAGGTCCTGGGAGAGTCCTCCGCGGAATTTGAAAAGAGGTTCCTTTCGGAGTACGGACGGTTCCACCCCTGGCTGGAATCCCCCAAGATGCTTAAAAGATTAGAAGGGAAAATCCGAAAGATTGCGGCCCACGATGCCAAACTTAAAGCGCGCCAAAAAATACGCCTCCGGGCGGTGTGA
- the rsmG gene encoding 16S rRNA (guanine(527)-N(7))-methyltransferase RsmG, with protein MTEEAFWREARRLVPGLGPPVLEKLLLYADLLQEMAHPLGLLGTATRGEILAKHLLDSLVLVPHLPPTGKIADLGSGAGLPGLVLKIVRPDLEVWLVEPRRRAVSFLEYAAARLGLSAVKILRARAEDPEVPRAHFEAVTARAVSELIQLWSLAEPLLLPQGRLLALKAAGKLDRELQTFKKAFPGVHLQTHPYRLPGRQKGVVVEVFKGSPN; from the coding sequence GTGACCGAAGAGGCCTTCTGGCGGGAAGCCCGCCGCTTGGTCCCCGGTTTGGGGCCCCCGGTCCTGGAAAAACTCCTTCTTTATGCGGATCTCCTGCAAGAGATGGCCCATCCCTTGGGCCTTCTCGGGACGGCCACGCGCGGGGAAATACTGGCCAAGCACCTCCTAGACAGTCTGGTCTTGGTGCCCCACCTTCCCCCCACCGGAAAAATCGCGGACCTGGGAAGTGGGGCCGGGCTTCCGGGTCTGGTATTGAAGATAGTCCGTCCGGATCTGGAGGTCTGGCTGGTGGAGCCCCGGCGCCGGGCGGTCTCCTTTCTAGAATATGCCGCGGCCCGCCTCGGTCTTTCGGCAGTGAAAATCCTTCGGGCCCGGGCCGAAGATCCCGAGGTCCCCCGGGCCCATTTCGAGGCGGTCACCGCCCGGGCCGTAAGCGAACTGATCCAACTCTGGTCTCTGGCCGAACCCCTTCTCCTCCCTCAAGGGCGCCTCCTGGCCCTCAAGGCCGCAGGCAAACTCGACCGCGAACTCCAGACCTTTAAGAAGGCCTTCCCCGGAGTCCACCTCCAGACCCACCCCTATCGACTTCCCGGAAGACAAAAGGGGGTAGTGGTAGAGGTCTTCAAAGGGTCTCCCAATTGA
- a CDS encoding galactose-1-phosphate uridylyltransferase: MPEIREDPLSGRLSLVAPERGRRPHDFQPLPETAETGPCPFCPGNEHLTPPELLRLTGPEGDWSVRVVPNKFAALVPGKADPPPSDLFVVLPGVGRHEVIIETPEHERALAELSPSQVLRVLEAFRQRKEAFQAEGWRYGLFFKNHGARAGASRRHSHSQVLALPFLPPLLKREFARLEEFRHRKGRCLFCEMVEKERREPRKILESENFLAAAAFAPRQPLETWILHKAHGRPFDTLEERELLEFAEVLLHLLRALNRIVPNLPYNFFLHLEPLKGPFPEDFHWHLELVPALTRVAGFEWGAEAYIVPVAPEEAAAWLREA, translated from the coding sequence TTGCCCGAGATCCGGGAAGACCCGCTGAGTGGACGCCTGAGCCTGGTGGCCCCGGAAAGGGGGCGGCGTCCTCACGATTTTCAGCCCCTTCCGGAGACGGCGGAGACCGGTCCCTGCCCCTTTTGCCCCGGGAACGAACATCTCACCCCCCCGGAGCTCCTGCGCCTTACAGGTCCGGAAGGGGACTGGAGCGTGCGGGTAGTCCCCAACAAGTTTGCGGCCCTGGTCCCCGGCAAAGCAGATCCTCCTCCTTCGGATCTCTTTGTAGTCCTTCCGGGGGTGGGGCGACACGAAGTCATTATCGAGACCCCGGAACATGAAAGGGCTCTCGCCGAGCTCTCTCCCTCCCAGGTGCTCCGGGTACTGGAGGCCTTCCGGCAGCGAAAGGAGGCCTTTCAGGCCGAGGGCTGGCGTTACGGGCTCTTTTTCAAGAATCACGGGGCCCGGGCCGGAGCCTCCCGACGCCACAGCCACAGCCAGGTCCTGGCCCTGCCCTTTCTTCCCCCACTCCTAAAACGGGAATTCGCCCGCCTTGAGGAATTTCGACACCGTAAGGGCCGTTGCCTTTTCTGCGAGATGGTGGAAAAGGAGCGCCGGGAGCCCCGAAAGATTCTGGAGAGCGAAAATTTTCTGGCCGCTGCGGCCTTTGCCCCGAGACAGCCTCTGGAGACCTGGATCCTTCATAAGGCCCACGGCCGGCCCTTCGACACCCTGGAGGAGAGAGAACTCCTAGAATTTGCCGAAGTTCTTCTTCATCTCCTTCGCGCCTTAAACCGCATCGTGCCCAACCTTCCTTACAATTTCTTTTTGCACCTTGAGCCCCTTAAAGGGCCCTTTCCCGAAGACTTCCACTGGCACCTGGAGCTGGTCCCGGCGCTCACCCGGGTGGCGGGTTTCGAATGGGGGGCCGAGGCCTATATCGTGCCCGTGGCCCCGGAGGAGGCCGCAGCCTGGCTAAGAGAGGCGTGA
- the dksA gene encoding RNA polymerase-binding protein DksA: protein MDPKKLEHFKKLLLEKKQRLIAEADRAFHNLEGGAEHLADPTDIATMESDLGLDLRLRDRERKLLRKIEKALQKIEEGSYGICEACGGEIEEKRLEARPEATLCIRCKREQEKMEKLRGE, encoded by the coding sequence ATGGATCCCAAAAAGCTTGAACACTTCAAAAAACTCCTCCTCGAAAAAAAACAACGTCTTATCGCTGAGGCCGATCGGGCCTTCCATAATCTCGAGGGGGGAGCCGAACACCTGGCCGACCCTACGGACATCGCCACCATGGAAAGCGACCTGGGGCTGGATCTCCGCCTGCGGGATCGAGAACGCAAGCTTTTGCGCAAGATAGAGAAGGCCCTTCAGAAGATCGAAGAGGGCTCCTACGGCATCTGTGAGGCCTGCGGGGGAGAAATCGAGGAGAAGCGCCTCGAGGCCCGCCCCGAGGCCACCCTGTGTATCCGTTGCAAACGCGAGCAGGAGAAGATGGAAAAACTCCGCGGGGAATAG
- the moaC gene encoding cyclic pyranopterin monophosphate synthase MoaC, with protein MEFTHLNPDGTARMVDVSEKPPTAREAVARGRVILGEKVFPLVRERNLPKGDLFGAARIAGILAAKRTPELIPLCHPLPLSKVEIQFELNEEDQALEIEARAKTVAQTGVEMEALTAVAVAALTVYDMCKGIDKGVRITDIRLVRKSGGKSGEVILEGGLHGSQKA; from the coding sequence ATGGAGTTCACTCACCTTAATCCCGATGGCACGGCCCGTATGGTGGATGTTTCGGAAAAGCCCCCTACGGCTCGGGAGGCCGTGGCTCGGGGACGGGTTATCCTGGGAGAAAAGGTCTTCCCTCTGGTGCGCGAGCGCAACCTTCCCAAAGGAGACCTCTTTGGCGCAGCCCGCATTGCGGGCATCCTTGCGGCCAAGCGTACCCCGGAACTCATCCCCCTTTGTCATCCCCTGCCCCTTTCCAAGGTGGAAATCCAGTTTGAATTGAACGAAGAGGATCAGGCCCTGGAGATCGAGGCCCGGGCCAAAACCGTGGCCCAGACCGGTGTAGAAATGGAGGCCCTCACCGCGGTGGCAGTGGCCGCCCTTACGGTCTACGACATGTGCAAGGGGATTGACAAGGGGGTACGCATAACGGATATTCGCTTGGTAAGAAAAAGCGGGGGCAAGAGCGGAGAAGTGATCCTGGAAGGAGGCTTGCATGGATCCCAAAAAGCTTGA